The genomic window ATGGAAGGATTTTTTTAATCTCTCTGAAAAGTTTTTCTTCATTTAACATCTTTTAAAAGACTTTTTAGGTAAAAAACTATCTCTTCAATAGATTTACCTTTAATAGATATTTTTTTTTTAGCTCTTTCGTAGATGCCCTTTCTCTCAGAGAGTTGATTATTTATGAATATCAATAAAGATTTATCATCTAAATGGGAAATTATAGGTCTGGTTTCTCTTTGTAAACGCAATCTTTCAAATAAAGAAGAAACTCCGTATCTTAGGTAAACAGTGCATGCTTTTTCATTCATTATATTTATATTTTCATAATGGCAAGGTGTTCCTCCACCTAAGGCTAGTATATAGGATTTGGAGTTGTTTAAAAACTCTTTCAGAGTTTTATGTTCTATCTTTCTAAAGAATAATTCCCCATTTTTTTTGAATATGTCAGAAATAGACTTTTTTTTCTTATTGCAGAGAAGATTATCAATATCATAAAAATAATGCTTTAAATATGAGGAAAAAGCATGACCCACGAAACTTTTTCCACATCCCATGTATCCAACTAAAATTAAGTTAAAAAAAAAATTATTACGGTTTAATACTATATAATTTTGTTTTTAACAATTAAATTTACATTTTAATTTTGCAAATTTTTTTATTTTATATACACCAAGACTTGGTAGCTCAGTTGGTAGAGCATTACACTTTTAATGTAAGGGTGCTGGGTTCGATACCCAGCCAAGTCAATTGTCCCTATCTAAAAATTCTTGTGTAGCAAGTACAGTTGGGTGAGGAATTTCCTCAAATAACTTGGAGATCCCAACTGTTTCTTTATTTTCCAAAATTTCTTCTAGTGACTTATCTTTAAAAGAATAAAATTTTTCCATTTTTTGAGAGATTTCATCTTTGATAAGTTTATTTATTTTATAAGATCGTTTACTCAATCTTAAAATAACAGCATAAATGCTTTCTCCAGATTTTTCTATTTTTTTAATATCGAAAATTTTAATTGTTTTTGGTATTTTTTTTAGTTTTCCGAAATCCATATATAATTAAATGAAGTTTATAACTTTTTCTTGGAAAGAAACATATAAAAAATAGCCTCTTCTCTGAAACTACTGTTTCTAAAATCTCTAAAATCATTGAGGAAGTTTTTAAAAGATACGTAAGCTGCTTTATATTGCATCATGTTATAATAAGTTTTTGATCTTTCGAAAGATTTTTTTTCGGTAATTTTTAACAATTTTTCTAATAATTCTTTAGCTTTAGAAGAATTTTTCTTATATGGATATTTTTTTAAAAAAAATCTTAGCCTTTCTATAACTAAATAAGTATTCTTCTGATCAAGCTCAAAATCTTTTGAAGATAAATAAGAGCAATAAGCGGATTTAAATAACGCTTCTTCGGAAAATTTATCATTTGGATAAAGATGGTAAAAGTTGGAAAATTGAACTCCTGCTAAAAAGTAATTTTTTACCTTAAAATTAGACCTTGCTGTCTTATAAAGAAGAGCTTTTTTCAATTTCTCTTGATTAATAGAAACTAAACGATTAAATAATTTTAGAGATTTTTCATATTTTTTACTTTCGTAAAGTAAACAAGCTTGATATAAAATTTTATCGGAACTATTGTTAGTTCTCTCTATAACTAGAGAATTGTTATTTTTAGAGAGAAAAAACACCCCTATTATAGGAATAAAAATTTTAAAAAACTTACAGATCATAAGAGTAATTTTTTTATTATGGATTTAGTTACTTTTCTATATTCTATCTTAATTTTTTCTCTAAGGGTTAGAGAAGCTTTAACTAATGGCAATCTAACGTTAGATTCGCAAATTCCAATAATTTTTAACAAAGCTTTAATTCCTGTTGGATTGCCTTCTTCAAAAAGAAGATGAATCATCTCTATAAGATTATAGAATAATATAAAAGCTTTTTCAGGCTTATTTTTTTTTGCTAAAAAAATCATATCAGAAAATTGTTTAGGAAAACCTTGAGCTATTACAGAAATAGCTCCATCACCTCCACCTAAAATAATAGGTAAAGCCAAAGAATCATCTCCAGAAATTACTCTGAAATTTTCTGGTTTTTTATTAATTATTTCA from Blattabacteriaceae bacterium includes these protein-coding regions:
- the bamD gene encoding outer membrane protein assembly factor BamD gives rise to the protein MICKFFKIFIPIIGVFFLSKNNNSLVIERTNNSSDKILYQACLLYESKKYEKSLKLFNRLVSINQEKLKKALLYKTARSNFKVKNYFLAGVQFSNFYHLYPNDKFSEEALFKSAYCSYLSSKDFELDQKNTYLVIERLRFFLKKYPYKKNSSKAKELLEKLLKITEKKSFERSKTYYNMMQYKAAYVSFKNFLNDFRDFRNSSFREEAIFYMFLSKKKL
- a CDS encoding shikimate kinase, whose amino-acid sequence is MGCGKSFVGHAFSSYLKHYFYDIDNLLCNKKKKSISDIFKKNGELFFRKIEHKTLKEFLNNSKSYILALGGGTPCHYENINIMNEKACTVYLRYGVSSLFERLRLQRETRPIISHLDDKSLLIFINNQLSERKGIYERAKKKISIKGKSIEEIVFYLKSLLKDVK